In Streptomyces sp. TS71-3, the following proteins share a genomic window:
- a CDS encoding ribonuclease HII: MPYEAPTHTVERSIRATTGAKIVAGIDEVGRGAWAGPVTVCAAVTGLRRPPDGLTDSKLLTVKRRTALAVVLEEWVTAHALGHASSEEIDDMGMTAALRLAASRALEQLPVRPDAVILDGKHDYLRDPWQVRTVIQGDRSCVAVAAASVIAKVQRDKMMAELGAEHAHFGFAANAGYPSPVHQAALKEWGPTPYHRLTWAYLDALPRWRHLKKARAWATGAIPEIEGQLDFGL, from the coding sequence ATGCCCTACGAAGCACCTACTCACACCGTCGAGCGCTCCATCCGCGCCACCACGGGAGCGAAGATCGTTGCAGGCATCGACGAGGTGGGTCGGGGCGCGTGGGCGGGTCCGGTCACCGTCTGCGCGGCGGTCACCGGTCTGCGCAGGCCGCCCGACGGGCTGACCGACTCCAAACTCCTGACAGTGAAGCGGCGTACGGCACTGGCCGTGGTGCTGGAGGAGTGGGTCACGGCCCACGCGCTCGGGCACGCCTCCTCGGAGGAGATCGACGACATGGGGATGACGGCAGCCCTCCGGCTCGCGGCATCGCGCGCTCTGGAGCAGTTGCCGGTCCGTCCCGACGCTGTGATCCTCGACGGCAAGCACGACTACCTGCGCGATCCGTGGCAGGTCCGCACGGTGATCCAGGGCGACCGCTCCTGTGTCGCCGTAGCTGCCGCCTCGGTGATCGCCAAGGTACAGCGCGACAAAATGATGGCCGAACTGGGTGCTGAGCATGCACACTTCGGTTTTGCGGCCAATGCCGGGTATCCATCCCCTGTGCACCAGGCCGCGCTGAAGGAATGGGGCCCCACCCCCTACCACCGCCTCACGTGGGCGTATCTTGATGCGCTGCCCCGGTGGCGGCACCTCAAGAAGGCCCGCGCCTGGGCGACCGGAGCTATTCCCGAGATCGAAGGTCAACTCGACTTCGGCCTCTGA
- a CDS encoding RecQ family ATP-dependent DNA helicase — protein MSNEELRSAADAVLSRLVGDPTGGTRLREDQWHAIEALVADRRRALVVQRTGWGKSAVYFVATVLLRERGSGPTVIVSPLLALMRNQVEAAARAGIRARTINSSNPEEWETIRAEVTAGEVDVLLVSPERLNNPDFRDQVLPELSATTGLLVVDEAHCISDWGHDFRPDYRRLRTMLAELPSGVPVLATTATANARVTADVAEQLGTGGGSDALVLRGPLDRESLSLGVVRLPDAAHRLAWLAEHLDQLPGSGIVYTLTVAAAEEVTAFLRQCGHAVASYTGRTENADRQQAEDDLLANRVKALVATSALGMGFDKPDLGFVVHFGSPSSPIAYYQQVGRAGRGVSHAEVLLLPGPEDEAIWRYFASVAFPPEEQVRRTLDALARAGGPLSLPALEPLVELRRSRLETMLKVLDVDGAVRRVKGGWITTGEPWAYDAERYAWVARQRDAEQQAMRAYATTEGCRMEFLRRQLDDEMAAPCGRCDNCTGKPFSSSVSDSALGTARGELGRAGVDVEPRRMWPTGLPSVGINLKGRIPVQEQAGPGRALGRLSDIGWGNRLRPMLTAHSPDGPVPDDVARAVVGVLAEWAKGPGGWASGEPGAPPRPVGVVTMPSHTHPRLIESLGKHIAEVGRLPLLGSLAYAEAAGQEDGVLDRPLDGPDGTGPGDLDDQGWPAPDGDASPRPKALRIPRSNSAQRLKALDGALALPPPLMTAVERTAGPVLLVDDYTETGWTLAMAARLLRRAGAREVLPLVLAVQG, from the coding sequence ATGAGCAACGAAGAGCTGCGTTCCGCGGCGGATGCCGTGCTGTCCCGTCTCGTCGGCGACCCGACAGGCGGTACCCGGCTGCGCGAGGACCAGTGGCATGCGATCGAGGCGCTGGTTGCCGACCGGCGCCGCGCGCTCGTCGTGCAGCGGACGGGCTGGGGCAAGTCCGCCGTGTACTTCGTCGCCACGGTGCTGCTCCGCGAGCGGGGCAGCGGTCCGACCGTGATCGTCTCCCCGCTCCTCGCCCTCATGCGCAACCAGGTGGAGGCGGCGGCCCGCGCCGGGATCCGCGCGCGCACCATCAACTCGTCGAACCCGGAGGAGTGGGAGACCATCCGGGCCGAGGTGACGGCGGGTGAAGTCGACGTGCTGCTGGTGAGCCCGGAGCGGCTCAACAACCCGGACTTCCGCGACCAGGTGCTGCCCGAGCTGTCCGCCACCACCGGCCTCCTCGTCGTCGACGAGGCCCACTGCATCTCCGACTGGGGACACGACTTCCGGCCCGACTACCGGCGCCTGCGCACGATGCTGGCGGAGCTGCCGTCCGGGGTTCCCGTCCTGGCCACGACCGCCACGGCCAATGCGCGGGTCACGGCAGACGTCGCCGAGCAGCTCGGCACGGGCGGGGGTTCGGACGCGCTGGTGCTGCGCGGACCGCTCGACAGGGAGAGCCTCAGCCTGGGCGTGGTGCGGCTGCCGGATGCGGCGCACCGCCTCGCATGGCTGGCCGAACACCTGGACCAGCTGCCGGGCTCCGGGATCGTCTACACGCTCACGGTGGCCGCGGCCGAGGAGGTCACCGCGTTCCTGCGGCAGTGCGGGCACGCAGTCGCCTCCTACACCGGGCGGACGGAGAACGCGGACCGGCAGCAGGCCGAGGACGACCTGCTCGCCAACCGCGTCAAGGCGCTGGTGGCCACCTCCGCACTCGGGATGGGTTTCGACAAGCCCGACCTGGGCTTCGTCGTCCACTTCGGTTCTCCCTCCTCCCCCATCGCCTACTACCAGCAGGTGGGCCGGGCGGGTCGCGGGGTGTCGCACGCGGAGGTGCTGCTGCTGCCCGGTCCGGAGGACGAGGCCATCTGGCGGTACTTCGCCTCGGTGGCCTTCCCGCCCGAGGAGCAGGTCCGCCGCACGTTGGACGCCCTGGCCCGGGCGGGTGGACCGCTGTCGCTGCCTGCGCTCGAACCTCTGGTGGAGCTGCGGCGCTCCCGGCTGGAGACCATGCTCAAGGTCCTGGACGTGGACGGCGCGGTCCGCCGGGTCAAGGGCGGCTGGATCACCACCGGCGAGCCGTGGGCGTACGACGCGGAGCGCTACGCCTGGGTGGCCAGGCAGCGGGATGCCGAGCAGCAGGCGATGCGGGCGTATGCGACCACGGAAGGTTGCCGCATGGAGTTCCTGCGCCGGCAGCTCGACGACGAGATGGCCGCGCCCTGCGGCCGGTGTGACAACTGCACCGGCAAGCCGTTCAGCTCATCCGTCTCCGACTCCGCACTCGGCACGGCTCGCGGTGAGCTGGGACGTGCGGGCGTCGACGTGGAGCCCCGGAGGATGTGGCCGACAGGGCTTCCCTCGGTCGGCATCAACCTCAAGGGACGCATTCCGGTGCAGGAGCAGGCCGGTCCCGGCAGGGCTCTGGGGCGGCTCTCCGACATCGGCTGGGGCAATCGGCTGCGGCCCATGCTCACTGCTCACAGCCCCGACGGGCCGGTGCCGGACGACGTCGCTCGCGCCGTGGTCGGCGTCCTGGCGGAGTGGGCCAAGGGCCCCGGCGGCTGGGCCTCGGGGGAGCCGGGCGCGCCGCCCCGTCCGGTCGGCGTGGTCACCATGCCGTCGCACACGCACCCACGCCTGATCGAGTCCCTGGGCAAGCACATCGCCGAGGTCGGCCGGTTGCCCCTGCTGGGCTCCCTCGCCTACGCCGAGGCGGCCGGTCAGGAGGACGGCGTTCTGGACCGCCCCCTCGACGGCCCCGACGGAACGGGCCCCGGGGATCTCGACGACCAGGGGTGGCCGGCGCCGGACGGGGACGCCTCGCCCCGGCCCAAGGCACTGCGCATACCGAGGAGCAACAGCGCGCAGCGCCTCAAGGCCCTGGACGGAGCCCTGGCTCTGCCTCCGCCGCTGATGACAGCAGTCGAACGGACGGCAGGACCCGTTCTGCTCGTCGACGACTACACGGAGACGGGCTGGACACTGGCCATGGCCGCACGACTGCTCCGCCGCGCCGGCGCAAGGGAGGTGCTGCCGCTGGTCCTGGCCGTGCAGGGCTGA
- a CDS encoding DUF4192 domain-containing protein, which translates to MSHAEARAGGGLDQVTLRSPAELADALPYLLGYRPEDSIVLVALHDHGGYGSFGARARLGIPEREEDWQEAARQMARCLVVASERRGVRPEGMVAFVCREPESGRTGRQVMEALRPLAQLLRTECGSLDIPVLEALCISANRFWSYCCPGTQCCPEEGKPMGLPGSSVLSAAMTYAGLQVRGTLREFRARLLPWETAGALDQEAALDAASAALVPRILDESRRRDVIADTLALARRIMDRLATAQAVHGTLEADVRDDELIAHDEAADLILGLQDRTTRDMAAEWIEEDEAPSALRLWRALARRCVGPYAEHAAAPLTLAGWIAWSAGDELEAREALATALGLDPDYVFARLLHQGCNEGLDPEAIRRCLRKERAERTAAQRKAAGSAAEAEETAGIGAPETRTQPPPAGDVTNGPLPGAVGQRSLPGAVAQRSLPGPASPDLDDSRPPSTPPRRPSPRRPRRPEAGGSSARGPRPTRPRGTGPGTTPVIRPHPSRPRAPKHAPGTGQ; encoded by the coding sequence ATGAGCCACGCCGAGGCCCGCGCGGGGGGAGGGCTGGACCAGGTCACTCTGCGCTCACCCGCGGAGTTGGCCGACGCGCTCCCGTACCTCCTCGGATACCGCCCCGAGGACAGCATCGTGCTCGTCGCCCTCCACGATCACGGCGGCTACGGCAGCTTCGGCGCCCGTGCTCGCCTGGGCATTCCGGAGCGCGAGGAGGACTGGCAGGAAGCGGCTCGGCAGATGGCCCGCTGCCTGGTGGTCGCGAGCGAGCGGCGCGGCGTCCGGCCCGAGGGGATGGTCGCCTTCGTGTGCCGCGAGCCGGAGAGCGGCCGGACCGGCCGCCAGGTGATGGAGGCCCTCCGCCCGCTGGCGCAGCTGCTGCGCACCGAGTGCGGCAGTCTCGACATCCCCGTACTCGAGGCGCTCTGCATCTCCGCGAACCGCTTCTGGTCCTACTGCTGCCCCGGCACCCAATGCTGCCCCGAGGAGGGCAAGCCCATGGGCCTACCGGGATCCTCAGTTCTCTCGGCCGCCATGACGTACGCCGGCCTTCAGGTCCGGGGAACTCTCAGGGAGTTCCGCGCCCGGCTGCTGCCCTGGGAGACCGCCGGCGCCCTGGACCAGGAAGCGGCACTGGACGCCGCGAGTGCGGCCCTCGTGCCCAGGATCCTGGACGAGTCCCGGCGCCGCGACGTGATCGCCGACACCCTCGCTCTGGCACGCCGGATCATGGACCGCCTCGCCACCGCGCAAGCCGTCCACGGCACACTTGAGGCCGACGTCCGCGACGACGAGCTCATCGCACACGACGAGGCAGCCGACCTCATCCTCGGCCTCCAGGACAGGACCACGCGCGACATGGCCGCGGAGTGGATCGAGGAGGACGAGGCGCCTTCGGCGCTTCGCCTCTGGCGCGCGCTCGCCCGCCGCTGCGTCGGCCCCTACGCCGAGCACGCCGCGGCACCGCTGACCCTGGCGGGCTGGATCGCCTGGTCGGCAGGTGACGAGTTGGAGGCCCGCGAGGCGCTTGCCACGGCTCTCGGCCTGGACCCGGACTACGTCTTCGCCCGCCTCCTCCACCAGGGGTGCAACGAAGGCCTGGACCCCGAGGCCATCCGTCGCTGCCTGCGGAAGGAGCGAGCGGAGCGAACGGCTGCGCAGCGGAAGGCCGCGGGGAGTGCGGCCGAGGCCGAGGAGACAGCGGGGATCGGGGCCCCCGAGACCCGGACGCAGCCTCCGCCCGCCGGTGACGTCACCAACGGCCCCCTACCGGGGGCGGTCGGCCAGCGCTCTCTGCCGGGCGCGGTGGCCCAGCGGTCGCTGCCTGGCCCGGCCAGCCCCGACCTCGACGACTCCCGACCGCCCTCCACCCCTCCACGGCGTCCCAGCCCACGCCGCCCCCGCCGCCCCGAAGCCGGCGGATCGAGCGCACGCGGGCCGCGGCCGACCCGACCCAGGGGAACGGGCCCGGGCACCACGCCCGTGATCAGGCCCCACCCCAGCCGCCCCCGCGCCCCGAAGCACGCACCGGGAACCGGCCAATGA
- a CDS encoding NUDIX domain-containing protein produces the protein MSPYDPSAFPPFAVTVDLVVLTVQRHALCALAVRRGEPPYQGRWALPGGFVRADEDLASAAARELKEETGLCVHRPESPAQDNGAHLEQLATYGDPKRDPRMRVVSVAHLALAPDLPAPRAGGDARSARWAPVETLLEPPGGRQDEQSAPLAFDHALILGDGVERARSKIEYSSLATAFCPPEFTVGELRRVYEAVWGVALDPRNFHRKVTGTPGFLVPTGGTTTRQGGRPAQLFRAGGATLLNPPMLRPEA, from the coding sequence ATGTCGCCCTACGACCCGTCGGCTTTCCCGCCCTTCGCCGTCACCGTGGACCTGGTCGTGCTGACCGTGCAGCGCCATGCGCTCTGTGCGCTCGCGGTGCGGCGCGGCGAGCCGCCGTACCAAGGGCGTTGGGCACTGCCGGGAGGCTTCGTCCGGGCGGACGAGGACCTGGCCTCCGCGGCGGCCAGGGAACTCAAGGAGGAGACGGGGCTGTGCGTGCACAGGCCCGAGTCCCCGGCACAGGACAACGGCGCGCATCTGGAGCAGCTCGCCACCTACGGCGACCCCAAGCGTGATCCGCGGATGCGGGTGGTCAGCGTCGCCCACCTGGCGCTGGCGCCCGATCTGCCGGCGCCCCGGGCGGGCGGCGACGCGCGGAGCGCCCGCTGGGCACCGGTCGAGACGCTGCTGGAGCCGCCGGGCGGGCGGCAGGACGAGCAGAGCGCGCCACTCGCGTTCGACCACGCCCTGATCCTCGGGGACGGTGTGGAACGAGCGCGTTCGAAAATCGAGTACTCCTCGCTGGCCACCGCGTTCTGCCCACCGGAGTTCACCGTGGGGGAGCTGCGCCGGGTGTACGAGGCGGTCTGGGGCGTCGCGCTCGACCCCCGGAACTTCCACCGCAAGGTGACCGGCACCCCCGGCTTCCTCGTCCCCACCGGAGGCACCACGACCCGTCAGGGCGGCCGTCCCGCCCAGCTCTTCCGCGCCGGCGGCGCCACGCTCCTCAACCCCCCGATGCTGCGCCCCGAGGCCTGA